Proteins from one Corallococcus exiguus genomic window:
- a CDS encoding TetR/AcrR family transcriptional regulator, whose product MASKRPQGRAPARRTSAPRRPAKPAAPRKRRTPEEARDAILQAAEPLLVEQGPDKVGLQAVAKAAGVSHALVTHYFGTYEALVREVLLRRNELLAASFREHLLAADAPPSAGALLERFFTVVQQGQHSRLMAWALLTGRAEHMPLVRAQGLRLLADALEFQSGRVAEAQGTPPPSRDTVDMTLLVALCASQWFLLAREALLPVMGRPADAASDARFREVLGGMLQGALGMKPPGGG is encoded by the coding sequence ATGGCATCCAAGCGTCCCCAGGGCCGGGCTCCGGCCCGGCGCACCTCCGCTCCCCGTCGCCCCGCGAAGCCCGCCGCGCCCCGGAAGCGGCGCACCCCGGAGGAGGCGCGAGACGCCATCCTCCAGGCCGCCGAGCCGCTGCTCGTGGAGCAGGGGCCGGACAAGGTGGGGCTGCAGGCGGTGGCGAAGGCGGCGGGGGTGAGCCACGCGCTCGTCACGCACTACTTCGGCACCTACGAGGCCCTGGTGCGCGAGGTGCTCCTGCGCCGCAACGAATTGCTGGCCGCGTCCTTCCGGGAGCACCTGCTCGCGGCGGACGCGCCTCCCAGCGCCGGCGCGCTGCTCGAGCGCTTCTTCACCGTGGTCCAGCAGGGACAGCACAGCCGGCTGATGGCGTGGGCGCTGCTCACCGGCCGAGCCGAGCACATGCCGCTCGTGCGCGCGCAAGGCCTGCGGCTGTTGGCGGACGCGCTGGAGTTCCAGTCGGGCCGCGTGGCGGAGGCGCAGGGCACGCCGCCGCCCTCGCGCGACACGGTGGACATGACGCTGCTCGTGGCGCTGTGCGCGTCGCAGTGGTTCCTGCTCGCGCGGGAGGCGCTGCTGCCCGTGATGGGCCGTCCGGCGGACGCGGCGTCGGACGCGAGGTTCCGCGAGGTGCTCGGCGGGATGCTCCAGGGGGCTCTCGGGATGAAGCCGCCCGGCGGAGGCTGA
- a CDS encoding sensor histidine kinase, protein MTLRAKVGRLTAMTRRRGTLRQAFERLGPGSKTRCAVETPCADNRLLEETVRERTAALEAANAKLSSSLEQLHATQTQLLFADRLIALGRIAAGVGHEINNPLAFILSNLEYIHQELQQKERLSEQDRQEILEALAETRDGAERIRLIVRDLQTLSRAEDVGSGPAELAAVVRTAAKMAMHELRHRARLVVECDGVPPVQGNGSRLGQVFLNLLLNAAQSISPGNAEGNEVRVVARPGEPGHVLVEVRDTGCGIEPEHRERIFDPFFTTKPLGVGTGLGLAVCHGIVTSLGGTLTMESAPGRGSVFRVTLPVAGAFVQPQRPQADWT, encoded by the coding sequence ATGACGTTACGAGCGAAGGTCGGGCGGTTGACGGCGATGACGCGCCGGCGGGGCACGCTCCGCCAGGCCTTCGAGCGCCTGGGCCCCGGCTCCAAGACCCGGTGCGCCGTGGAGACGCCGTGCGCGGACAACCGGCTCCTGGAGGAGACGGTGCGCGAGCGCACCGCTGCGCTGGAGGCCGCCAACGCGAAGCTGTCCAGCAGCCTGGAGCAGCTGCACGCGACGCAGACCCAGCTGCTCTTCGCGGACCGGCTCATCGCGCTGGGGCGCATCGCGGCGGGCGTGGGCCATGAAATCAACAACCCGCTGGCCTTCATCCTGAGCAACCTGGAGTACATCCACCAGGAGCTGCAGCAGAAGGAGCGCCTGTCGGAGCAGGACCGGCAGGAGATATTGGAAGCGCTGGCGGAGACGCGCGACGGCGCGGAGCGCATCCGGCTCATCGTGCGGGACCTGCAGACGCTGTCGCGCGCGGAGGACGTGGGCAGCGGGCCCGCGGAGCTGGCCGCGGTGGTGCGCACGGCGGCGAAGATGGCCATGCACGAGTTGCGGCACCGCGCGCGGCTGGTGGTGGAGTGCGACGGCGTGCCGCCGGTGCAGGGCAACGGCTCACGGTTGGGCCAGGTGTTCCTCAACCTGCTGCTCAACGCGGCGCAGTCCATCTCCCCGGGGAACGCGGAGGGCAACGAGGTGCGCGTGGTGGCGCGTCCCGGAGAGCCCGGCCACGTGCTGGTGGAGGTGCGCGACACCGGCTGCGGCATCGAGCCCGAGCACCGCGAGCGCATCTTCGACCCCTTCTTCACCACCAAGCCGCTGGGCGTGGGCACGGGGCTGGGGCTCGCGGTGTGCCATGGCATCGTCACCTCGCTGGGCGGCACGCTGACGATGGAGAGCGCGCCCGGCCGGGGCAGCGTCTTCCGCGTGACCCTGCCGGTGGCGGGCGCCTTCGTGCAGCCGCAGCGCCCGCAGGCCGACTGGACCTGA
- a CDS encoding serine/threonine-protein kinase: MAVDSESTFRIQARANANTSDKGHDTPSRAERGPGTLAGEYVLKSMLAAGGHGSVYEAEHRILGRHAAVKVLHSHLADQGEMLQRFVREARVVNQIHHPNIVDVYDFGLMPDGSPYYVMELLSGRTLSQVVQERGRLSASRALAYLEPVCGALEAAHRAGVVHRDLKSSNILVVEEGEKPRLKLLDFGIAKLIQQEPGQEGLTTAGQRLGTAHAMAPEQFRGGTIGPPTDVYALGVLLYQLLTGRYPFQSDDRLELERMHLEAPPPRPSVKAPVSPAVDAVVLRCLDKDATRRYPSVNAFLTALREATEEPNQVESQTRLVLAVNAEVVLPATDMDDDTTYAALAHVMDTLEQGLRAEHFILALQTGTALLGVRPVAAGITPALALRPLRELQAEAQRLAEAVHARVHLCLHHGEAETRGDSGEAEVVGGPVTHVATWNVRDPGGFAITRPASQYLEETPPQ; encoded by the coding sequence ATGGCGGTGGATTCAGAGAGCACCTTCCGCATCCAGGCACGCGCGAACGCGAATACCTCGGACAAGGGGCACGACACACCCAGCCGTGCCGAGCGCGGGCCGGGCACCCTGGCGGGTGAATACGTCCTCAAGTCCATGCTGGCGGCCGGCGGCCACGGCAGCGTCTACGAGGCGGAGCACCGCATCCTGGGGCGGCACGCGGCGGTGAAGGTGCTGCACTCGCACCTGGCGGACCAGGGCGAGATGCTCCAGCGCTTCGTGCGCGAGGCGCGCGTCGTCAATCAGATCCACCACCCGAACATCGTGGACGTCTACGACTTCGGGCTGATGCCGGACGGCAGCCCCTACTACGTGATGGAGCTGCTCTCCGGGCGCACGCTGAGCCAGGTGGTGCAGGAGCGCGGGCGGCTGTCCGCGTCCCGCGCGCTGGCGTACCTGGAGCCCGTCTGCGGCGCGCTGGAGGCGGCGCACCGCGCGGGCGTCGTGCACCGGGACTTGAAGTCCAGCAACATCCTCGTCGTGGAGGAGGGGGAGAAGCCCCGGCTGAAGCTGTTGGACTTCGGCATCGCGAAGCTCATCCAGCAGGAGCCCGGGCAGGAGGGGCTCACCACCGCGGGACAGCGACTGGGCACCGCGCACGCGATGGCGCCCGAGCAGTTCCGCGGCGGCACCATCGGGCCGCCCACGGACGTGTACGCGCTGGGCGTGCTCCTGTATCAGCTGCTCACCGGCCGCTACCCCTTCCAGTCCGATGATCGTCTGGAGCTGGAGCGCATGCACCTGGAGGCCCCGCCTCCGCGCCCCAGCGTGAAGGCCCCGGTGTCCCCCGCCGTGGACGCGGTGGTGCTCCGGTGCCTGGACAAGGACGCCACCCGCCGCTACCCCAGCGTGAACGCCTTCCTCACCGCGCTGCGCGAAGCCACGGAAGAGCCCAATCAGGTGGAGAGCCAGACGCGGCTCGTGCTGGCCGTGAACGCGGAGGTGGTGCTCCCCGCCACGGACATGGACGACGACACCACCTACGCCGCGCTCGCCCACGTCATGGACACACTGGAGCAGGGCCTGCGCGCGGAGCACTTCATCCTGGCGCTCCAGACGGGCACCGCGCTTCTGGGCGTGCGGCCCGTGGCAGCCGGCATCACTCCCGCGCTCGCCCTTCGACCCCTGAGAGAACTGCAAGCCGAGGCGCAGCGTCTGGCCGAAGCCGTCCACGCCCGCGTCCACCTCTGCCTCCACCATGGTGAGGCGGAGACACGCGGCGACTCCGGCGAGGCCGAGGTGGTAGGCGGCCCGGTCACGCATGTGGCAACCTGGAACGTAAGGGACCCCGGTGGCTTCGCCATCACACGTCCCGCGTCCCAGTACCTCGAAGAGACTCCTCCGCAGTAG
- a CDS encoding PAS domain S-box protein, producing MTLVDELTTCAGQSVTAPSSTGACLILISTTTPAAIGKAYRLEPGEHVIGRGSEAEVRIDDHGVSRKHARIQRKSDGSCLVTDLESTNGTFLNGLPVSTAELQEGDRLQVGTVTVFRFSRREVLEQREEQLRQALSAARVGIWDWNAKTGQVTWSEHVDRLLGLAVGKLSGRAMDLEEVVHPADLPRLRAGLATALQQRSQVDVEYRIEPAGSGYRWISCKGDVLLDASGQPARVTGTVMDITARKQAEQELHRQALIFESISDGVVITDLAGGVIDWNTSAERMFGRSRKEAMGQTLFSVLHPGEPDRLTGAVLTALEVHGRWSGEMEFKRADGMACVCESVVVPLRDAEGRIIANIMVHRDLSERRQLQARLVVADRLASVGTLGAGVAHEINNPLAYMLVNLHLIREGLDKLEAQGAPSEPVASIQQLVRETTEGAERIATIVRDLKVFARGEQESRPMPVDVRRSVELACKMADNVIRHRARLVTEFEPVPAVEASEARLCQVFLNLLLNAAQAIPEHPSSVTEHEIRAIIRPGETGKVVVEVRDTGVGMTPEVLGRIFDPFFTTKAVGVGTGLGLSICHGIVESMGGSIHAESTPGQGSIFRVVLRSAAHEVDLYPRLSATAPAGARARILVVDDEPNVTVALQRSLASEHEVSTANSAQAALRLVNEGGRFDLILCDVMMPGMTGMDLYFELGRSVPEQAGRMVFMTGGAFTPRTTSFLRDVPNLKLSKPLDLAQLRELVGRSAEASR from the coding sequence ATGACGTTGGTGGACGAGCTCACGACCTGTGCGGGCCAGTCGGTGACGGCCCCGTCCTCGACCGGGGCGTGCCTCATCCTCATCAGCACCACGACGCCGGCGGCCATCGGCAAGGCGTACCGGTTGGAGCCGGGCGAGCACGTCATCGGGCGCGGGTCGGAAGCGGAGGTGCGCATCGACGACCACGGGGTGTCGCGCAAGCACGCGCGCATCCAGCGCAAGTCGGACGGTTCGTGCCTCGTCACGGACCTGGAGTCCACCAACGGCACGTTCCTCAACGGCCTGCCGGTGTCCACCGCGGAGCTGCAGGAGGGCGACCGGCTCCAGGTGGGCACGGTGACGGTGTTCCGCTTCTCCCGGCGCGAGGTGCTGGAGCAGCGCGAGGAGCAGCTCAGGCAGGCGCTGTCCGCCGCGCGCGTGGGCATCTGGGACTGGAACGCGAAGACGGGGCAGGTGACCTGGAGCGAGCACGTGGACCGGCTCCTGGGCCTGGCCGTGGGCAAGCTGTCCGGCCGCGCCATGGACCTGGAGGAGGTGGTGCACCCGGCGGACCTGCCCAGGCTTCGCGCGGGGCTGGCCACGGCGCTGCAGCAGCGCTCGCAGGTGGACGTGGAGTACCGCATCGAGCCCGCGGGCAGCGGCTACCGCTGGATTTCGTGCAAGGGCGATGTGCTGCTGGACGCGTCGGGGCAGCCCGCGCGGGTGACGGGCACGGTGATGGACATCACCGCGCGCAAGCAGGCGGAGCAGGAGCTGCACCGCCAGGCGCTCATCTTCGAGAGCATCTCCGACGGCGTCGTCATCACGGACCTGGCGGGCGGGGTCATCGACTGGAACACCAGCGCGGAGCGGATGTTCGGCCGCAGCCGCAAGGAGGCCATGGGACAGACGCTCTTCAGCGTGCTGCACCCCGGTGAGCCGGACCGGCTGACGGGCGCCGTCCTCACCGCGCTGGAGGTGCACGGGCGCTGGAGCGGGGAGATGGAGTTCAAGCGCGCGGACGGCATGGCGTGCGTCTGCGAGTCCGTGGTGGTGCCGCTGCGCGACGCGGAAGGGCGCATCATCGCGAACATCATGGTGCACCGCGACCTGAGCGAGCGCCGGCAGCTCCAGGCGCGCCTGGTGGTGGCGGACCGGCTGGCCAGCGTGGGCACGCTGGGCGCGGGCGTGGCGCACGAAATCAACAACCCGCTGGCGTACATGCTGGTGAACCTGCACCTCATCCGCGAGGGGCTGGACAAGCTGGAGGCTCAAGGAGCCCCGTCCGAGCCGGTGGCCTCCATCCAGCAGCTGGTGCGCGAGACGACGGAGGGCGCGGAGCGCATCGCGACCATCGTGCGGGACCTGAAGGTCTTCGCGCGCGGCGAGCAGGAGTCGCGCCCCATGCCGGTGGACGTGCGCCGCTCGGTGGAGCTGGCGTGCAAGATGGCGGACAACGTCATCCGCCACCGCGCGCGGCTCGTGACGGAATTTGAACCCGTCCCCGCGGTGGAGGCGAGCGAGGCGCGGCTGTGCCAGGTGTTCTTGAACCTGCTGCTCAACGCGGCGCAGGCCATTCCGGAGCATCCATCCTCCGTCACCGAGCACGAGATTCGCGCCATCATCCGTCCGGGCGAGACGGGCAAGGTGGTGGTGGAGGTGCGCGACACCGGCGTGGGCATGACGCCGGAGGTGCTGGGGCGCATCTTCGATCCGTTCTTCACCACGAAGGCGGTGGGCGTGGGCACGGGGCTGGGGCTGTCCATCTGCCACGGCATCGTGGAGTCCATGGGCGGCTCCATCCACGCGGAGAGCACGCCGGGGCAGGGCAGTATCTTCCGCGTGGTGCTGCGCTCGGCGGCGCACGAGGTGGACCTCTACCCGCGGCTGTCGGCGACGGCGCCGGCGGGGGCGCGGGCGCGCATCCTGGTGGTGGATGACGAGCCCAACGTGACGGTGGCGCTGCAGCGCTCGCTGGCCTCGGAGCACGAGGTGTCCACGGCGAACAGCGCGCAGGCGGCGCTGCGGCTGGTGAACGAGGGCGGCCGCTTCGACCTCATCCTCTGCGACGTGATGATGCCGGGGATGACGGGCATGGACCTGTACTTCGAGCTGGGGCGCTCGGTGCCGGAGCAGGCGGGGCGCATGGTGTTCATGACGGGTGGAGCCTTCACGCCGCGCACCACGTCGTTCCTGCGGGACGTGCCGAACCTCAAGCTGAGCAAGCCGCTGGACCTGGCGCAGCTGCGCGAACTGGTCGGCCGCTCGGCGGAGGCGTCTCGATGA
- a CDS encoding OPT/YSL family transporter produces MSASSGQPAAPPEAAAEPEAPDPVAPVRMVFAGAEISEGREWTARSLGMGLLIGALLAVTNLYMGMKTGWWDSGSITATVLGFSGLAAYGRKRGVPYTPLENNLTQTAASSVGAMPASAGLLGALPALAFLGMSVPGWGIAAWGVVLGVLGVLVAGLLRRRLLEQEALPFPTGIATAELISTLHAASPSEARSTPVGRGRTLVGAGVVAMALTWMRDSRGWLPGMVALPGRVGGVGLDALTWGVGMSPMLLAVGMMTGLQLALSMLLGSGLAWGVLAPGLLGTSVVAGAGYEPLSAWLMWPGVGLMLGAAVVSLAAQARDFLGAAKDLRSVGTSRGGLPRWSLGVAAVACVLAVVLGRVLFGLGVPSMLLALALLVPLCAVCARGAGQTDVSPVSQMGNLTQVVFGVVRPGELSTNVAAGSVVANASAQIGVSLWSLKAGHLLGASASRQLAAQLVGVAVGALVSVPAYLLLVDAYGLGTAALPVPAAAQFRAVAEVSVRGLAGLPPYAGWGALVGCAVGALLTLAAKGRAARWLPSPVAMGIGFLTPAYFAVTLCLGAGMAALARRWSPKATDAHVPALGSGALVGESLMGLLIAATTALSRSV; encoded by the coding sequence ATGAGCGCTTCCTCCGGGCAACCCGCCGCTCCTCCAGAGGCCGCGGCGGAGCCGGAGGCCCCTGACCCCGTGGCGCCAGTGAGGATGGTGTTCGCGGGGGCGGAGATTTCAGAGGGCCGGGAGTGGACGGCCCGGTCGCTGGGGATGGGCCTGCTCATCGGCGCGCTGCTGGCCGTCACCAACCTCTACATGGGGATGAAGACGGGCTGGTGGGACTCGGGCTCCATCACCGCGACGGTGCTGGGGTTCAGTGGCCTGGCGGCCTATGGGCGCAAGCGGGGCGTGCCGTACACGCCGCTGGAGAACAACCTCACGCAGACGGCCGCGTCGTCGGTGGGCGCGATGCCCGCGTCGGCGGGGCTCCTGGGCGCGCTGCCGGCGCTGGCCTTCCTGGGCATGAGCGTGCCGGGCTGGGGCATCGCGGCCTGGGGCGTGGTGCTCGGCGTCCTGGGCGTGCTGGTGGCGGGGCTGCTCCGGCGGCGCCTGCTGGAGCAGGAAGCCCTGCCGTTTCCCACGGGCATCGCCACGGCGGAGCTCATCTCCACGCTGCACGCGGCCTCGCCCTCGGAGGCGCGGAGCACGCCCGTGGGCAGGGGGCGGACGTTGGTGGGCGCCGGCGTGGTGGCGATGGCGCTCACGTGGATGCGTGATTCGCGCGGGTGGCTGCCGGGGATGGTGGCGCTGCCGGGCCGCGTGGGTGGCGTCGGGCTGGATGCGCTGACGTGGGGCGTGGGGATGAGCCCCATGCTGCTGGCGGTGGGGATGATGACGGGCCTGCAGCTGGCGCTGAGCATGCTGCTGGGCTCGGGGCTGGCGTGGGGCGTGCTCGCGCCGGGGCTGTTGGGCACGAGCGTCGTGGCGGGCGCGGGGTACGAGCCGCTGTCCGCGTGGCTGATGTGGCCCGGCGTGGGATTGATGCTGGGCGCGGCGGTGGTGTCGCTGGCGGCGCAGGCGCGGGACTTCCTGGGCGCGGCGAAGGACCTGCGCTCGGTGGGCACGAGCCGGGGCGGGCTGCCCCGGTGGAGCCTGGGCGTGGCGGCGGTGGCGTGCGTGCTGGCGGTGGTGTTGGGCCGGGTGCTGTTCGGGCTGGGCGTTCCGTCGATGCTGCTGGCGCTCGCGCTGCTGGTGCCGCTGTGCGCGGTGTGCGCGCGAGGCGCGGGGCAGACGGACGTGTCGCCGGTGAGCCAGATGGGAAACCTCACGCAGGTCGTCTTCGGCGTGGTGCGGCCCGGCGAGCTGTCGACCAACGTGGCGGCGGGTTCGGTGGTGGCGAACGCGTCGGCGCAGATTGGCGTGAGCCTGTGGTCGTTGAAGGCGGGGCACCTGCTGGGGGCGTCGGCCTCACGGCAGCTCGCCGCGCAGCTGGTGGGCGTGGCGGTAGGCGCGCTGGTGTCGGTGCCGGCCTATCTGCTGCTGGTGGACGCGTACGGGTTGGGAACCGCGGCGTTGCCGGTGCCGGCGGCGGCGCAGTTCCGGGCGGTGGCGGAGGTGTCCGTGCGAGGCCTGGCGGGCCTGCCCCCGTACGCGGGTTGGGGCGCGCTGGTGGGCTGCGCGGTGGGTGCGCTGCTGACGTTGGCCGCGAAGGGCCGCGCGGCGCGGTGGCTGCCGTCGCCGGTGGCCATGGGCATCGGCTTCCTCACGCCCGCGTACTTCGCGGTGACGCTGTGCCTGGGCGCGGGGATGGCGGCGCTCGCGCGGAGGTGGTCGCCCAAGGCCACGGACGCGCACGTGCCCGCGCTGGGCTCCGGTGCGTTGGTGGGCGAGTCGCTGATGGGACTGCTCATCGCGGCGACGACGGCGCTCTCGCGGTCGGTGTAG
- a CDS encoding serine/threonine-protein kinase, whose translation MPDVPGYRCEKVIARGGFGVLLAAHKRAADGTEGERIALKLARPGIALAEAQLAREAEALRVIGPPTVPALHAVGTLPGGQRFVDMEYVPLPTLADWLARVSGPMSPQEFGPRANALLEAVAVVHAHGLVHCDLKPEHVFLDDAHKRARVFDFGLVQRPTPGVLADDGTPGDTSSFAGTAEYMAPEQCAGHAVLDARTDVYALGVILYELIAGRPPFFGSLTEVLQAHLSLRPPPPSEYAPVAPPVEEVVLRCLAKEPARRPRDAAAVAQALRAALDHAGQSAVQPAPRLTLLPEVRPAQTRRSVAVLFTFSRANPVAMQKALTAYGGHMAFAEGERFAGVFDPDVGENPVRRALRAAEGLAERGLAPVSIVDVANVTVQRRRDGAPRYLGAIFAREERYPHLVELRGPLLSPAAAEAVPEVPCLPVAGRSGLMRPAPSGAAPRPDATVLQMGSAMLVGRDVELEQLLESARSAVTDAAPTIVTVRGDRGHGKSHLSSTLSLRLRAALPHARVHSLRAREPVQGDPEGTLRTLLRVALHGFDRDDTDTQEDGRTAILDRLGTRLGMELWPGVAATLGWYAPGGPELHSWAAAPGALRSLAMRATGELLAAHARERPLCLIVDDAHFAEETALDALEYAALAETRVPLWICVLVRPGFEQSRPAWSARAARQLDLPLSGLAPGDAHALCRALLKPVENVPAQAVERIIERAQRVPLFLVELVRGLKRQGLVRQRAPGGNWYLVTDELDRLPELRLVEWLADRELGALPPALAAHARLCALLGATFTGTAADGVVRELERDGAASQFPLDTGHATRRLLDLGLLVEHRSEGLSFRNELVREAVVAGLPAEEKARIHHAAYRHYLSPAGAQERQRLARLALHAASGGLRDEAAALTIDIAESARGRHAYLDAEAMYTRALELIEPEDELRRLTALRGRGLMRYRIGRYEDSLTDFAIARERARSVGDARAEVELLLDEAVALDWVNDYARSEARVQEAKQLTETVTSPYVQARLLLALGRTQFRKGEWMDSLMTLEAAAERARKLGDAGYETLVVSLLLLVAILPSLGDIDAAERVLDELICACTERGDRFHLGSAINNRRNLRVARRDLTNALKDQERFMQLGRELGVVGWEYFAEYNLGELYYQAGDVEAAAPHIARAIVLERRHPEVAHRPWALLLQARAMAWTDRHDRARDLLEQVRQAMATNRHGVNLSPSEEVLFSMVELASKDATVEEWHALRERSAQASVEQEPLEVLEMMGLAAWRRSDFAEAMLALGEALARAAHMPNLMEDRIRRSLERVRDLTPAA comes from the coding sequence GTGCCCGACGTCCCGGGCTACCGCTGCGAGAAGGTCATCGCGCGCGGTGGCTTCGGCGTGCTGCTGGCCGCGCACAAGCGCGCCGCCGACGGCACCGAGGGTGAACGCATCGCGCTGAAGCTGGCGCGGCCCGGCATCGCGCTCGCGGAGGCGCAGCTGGCCCGTGAGGCGGAGGCCCTGCGCGTCATCGGGCCTCCCACCGTGCCCGCGCTCCATGCCGTGGGCACGCTGCCCGGCGGACAGCGCTTCGTGGACATGGAGTACGTGCCGCTGCCCACGCTGGCGGACTGGCTGGCCCGGGTGTCCGGGCCCATGTCGCCGCAGGAGTTCGGGCCTCGCGCCAACGCGCTCCTGGAGGCGGTGGCCGTCGTGCACGCGCACGGACTGGTGCACTGCGACCTCAAGCCCGAGCACGTCTTCCTGGACGACGCCCACAAGCGCGCCCGCGTCTTCGACTTCGGCCTGGTGCAGCGTCCGACCCCCGGTGTGCTCGCGGACGATGGCACTCCCGGCGACACGTCCTCCTTCGCCGGCACCGCCGAATACATGGCGCCCGAACAGTGCGCCGGCCACGCGGTCCTGGACGCGCGCACGGACGTGTACGCGCTGGGCGTCATCCTCTACGAGCTCATCGCGGGCCGTCCGCCCTTCTTCGGCTCGCTCACGGAGGTGCTCCAGGCGCACCTGTCGCTGCGGCCTCCGCCTCCTTCGGAGTACGCCCCGGTGGCGCCGCCCGTGGAGGAGGTCGTGCTGCGCTGCCTGGCCAAGGAGCCCGCGCGCCGTCCCCGCGACGCCGCCGCCGTGGCCCAGGCCCTGCGCGCGGCGCTGGACCACGCGGGCCAGTCCGCCGTGCAGCCCGCGCCCCGGCTCACCCTGCTGCCCGAGGTGCGCCCCGCCCAGACGCGCCGCTCGGTGGCGGTGCTGTTCACCTTTTCGCGCGCCAACCCCGTGGCGATGCAGAAGGCCCTGACCGCCTACGGAGGCCACATGGCCTTCGCGGAGGGCGAGCGCTTCGCGGGCGTCTTCGACCCCGACGTGGGAGAGAACCCCGTGCGCCGCGCGCTGCGGGCCGCCGAAGGACTGGCCGAGCGGGGACTCGCCCCGGTGTCCATCGTCGACGTGGCCAACGTCACCGTGCAGCGCCGCCGCGACGGCGCCCCCCGCTACCTGGGCGCCATCTTCGCGCGCGAGGAGCGCTACCCCCACCTCGTGGAGCTGCGCGGGCCCCTGCTCTCCCCCGCCGCCGCGGAGGCCGTGCCGGAGGTGCCGTGCCTGCCGGTGGCGGGACGGTCCGGGCTGATGCGCCCCGCGCCCTCGGGCGCCGCGCCCCGGCCGGACGCCACCGTGCTGCAGATGGGCAGCGCGATGCTGGTGGGCCGCGACGTGGAGCTGGAGCAGCTCCTGGAGAGCGCCCGGTCCGCGGTGACGGACGCGGCGCCCACCATCGTCACCGTGCGCGGCGACCGGGGCCACGGCAAGAGCCACCTGTCCTCCACGCTGAGCCTGCGCCTGCGGGCCGCGCTGCCGCACGCGCGCGTCCACTCCCTGCGCGCGCGTGAGCCCGTGCAGGGCGACCCGGAAGGCACGCTGCGCACGCTGTTGCGCGTGGCGCTGCACGGCTTCGACCGCGACGACACCGACACGCAGGAGGATGGCCGCACCGCCATCCTCGACCGGCTGGGCACCCGGCTGGGCATGGAGCTGTGGCCGGGCGTGGCCGCGACGCTCGGGTGGTACGCGCCGGGCGGGCCGGAGCTGCACAGCTGGGCCGCGGCTCCTGGCGCGCTGCGCTCGCTGGCCATGCGCGCCACGGGCGAGCTGCTGGCGGCGCACGCCCGCGAACGGCCCCTGTGCCTCATCGTGGACGACGCGCACTTCGCGGAGGAGACCGCGCTGGACGCGTTGGAGTACGCGGCGCTCGCGGAGACGCGCGTGCCGCTGTGGATCTGCGTGCTGGTGCGCCCGGGCTTCGAGCAGAGCCGTCCGGCGTGGAGTGCCCGCGCCGCGCGCCAGTTGGACCTGCCCCTGTCCGGCCTGGCCCCGGGCGACGCGCATGCCCTGTGCCGCGCGCTGCTCAAGCCGGTGGAGAACGTGCCCGCGCAGGCGGTGGAGCGCATCATCGAGCGCGCGCAGCGCGTGCCCCTGTTCCTGGTGGAGCTGGTGCGCGGCCTCAAGCGTCAGGGGCTGGTGCGTCAGCGCGCGCCGGGCGGCAACTGGTACCTCGTCACGGATGAACTGGACCGCCTGCCGGAGCTGCGGCTGGTGGAGTGGCTGGCGGACCGCGAGCTGGGCGCGCTGCCTCCGGCGCTCGCCGCGCATGCCCGACTGTGCGCGCTGCTGGGCGCGACCTTCACCGGCACGGCGGCGGACGGCGTGGTGCGCGAGCTGGAGCGCGACGGAGCGGCTTCCCAGTTCCCGCTGGACACGGGGCATGCGACGCGGCGGCTCCTGGACCTGGGGCTGCTGGTGGAGCACCGCTCGGAGGGACTGAGCTTCCGCAACGAGTTGGTGCGCGAGGCCGTGGTCGCGGGCCTGCCCGCGGAGGAGAAGGCGCGCATCCACCACGCCGCGTACCGCCACTACCTGAGCCCGGCGGGCGCGCAGGAGCGCCAGCGGCTGGCCCGGCTCGCGCTGCACGCCGCGTCGGGGGGCCTGCGCGACGAGGCGGCGGCGCTGACCATCGACATCGCGGAGTCCGCGCGCGGCCGTCACGCGTACCTGGACGCGGAGGCCATGTACACGCGCGCCCTGGAGCTCATCGAGCCCGAGGACGAGCTGCGCAGGCTCACGGCGCTGCGGGGCCGGGGCCTGATGCGCTACCGCATCGGCCGGTACGAGGACTCGCTCACGGACTTCGCCATCGCGCGCGAGCGGGCGCGGAGCGTGGGGGATGCGCGCGCGGAGGTGGAGCTGCTGCTCGACGAGGCGGTGGCGCTCGACTGGGTGAACGACTACGCGCGCAGCGAGGCGCGGGTCCAGGAAGCCAAGCAGCTGACGGAGACGGTGACGTCGCCCTACGTGCAGGCGCGGCTCCTGCTGGCGCTGGGCCGCACGCAGTTCCGCAAGGGCGAATGGATGGACTCGCTCATGACCCTGGAGGCCGCGGCGGAGCGGGCGCGGAAGCTGGGCGACGCGGGCTACGAAACGCTGGTCGTCTCCCTGCTCCTACTGGTGGCCATCCTGCCGAGCCTGGGCGACATCGACGCCGCGGAGCGCGTGCTGGACGAGCTCATCTGCGCGTGCACGGAGCGCGGAGACCGCTTCCACCTGGGCTCGGCCATCAACAACCGCCGCAACCTGCGAGTGGCTCGGCGCGACCTGACGAACGCGCTCAAGGACCAGGAGCGCTTCATGCAGCTGGGGCGCGAGCTGGGCGTGGTGGGCTGGGAGTACTTCGCCGAGTACAACCTGGGCGAGCTGTACTACCAGGCGGGCGACGTGGAGGCCGCGGCCCCGCACATCGCGCGGGCCATCGTGCTGGAGCGCCGGCATCCGGAGGTGGCGCACCGTCCCTGGGCGCTGCTGCTCCAGGCGCGGGCCATGGCGTGGACGGACAGGCACGACCGGGCGCGCGACCTGCTGGAGCAGGTGCGGCAGGCGATGGCGACCAACCGGCACGGCGTGAACCTCAGCCCGTCGGAGGAGGTGCTCTTCTCCATGGTGGAGCTGGCCTCGAAGGACGCGACCGTGGAGGAGTGGCACGCGCTGCGCGAGCGCTCCGCCCAGGCCTCCGTGGAGCAGGAGCCGCTGGAGGTCCTGGAGATGATGGGCCTCGCGGCCTGGCGCCGAAGCGACTTCGCGGAGGCGATGCTCGCGCTCGGAGAAGCGCTGGCGCGCGCGGCGCACATGCCGAACCTGATGGAGGACCGCATCCGCCGCTCACTGGAGCGGGTGCGGGACCTCACGCCCGCGGCGTAG